In Aedes albopictus strain Foshan chromosome 3, AalbF5, whole genome shotgun sequence, the genomic window CGAAATGCACTTGTATAGGACAGCTCTAATCTTCATGACGATCTTTGCTCGTACCCATAGTGGCTTCTTCGGATTTCGGTAGTCTCTTGCATAGACTGTCTCACCAATCTTGAATACCGTTCTCTTCTGTTTGAGGTGGTGTTCTTCAATCTTCTCGCGTTGTCGTTTTTCGTGATTTACCTTCAGCTTGTCGAAACGGATTCTCATCTCTCTTCCGAACATCAACTTGAAGGGACTTTCATCGGTTGTCGCGTGCTTGGTGGCGCGATACATCTCCAGATATGCGCTCAACTGCAACGATACCGACTTTCGCTGGAACGCCGGATCCGATGATAGCTTCTTCAACGCGTTCTTGGCTGTTTTGACTGCGTTCTCTGCAGCACCATTGGAACAAGGGCTGTAGGGTGCTGTCCGCAAATGCTTGATTCCCCGGGATGAACAAAAATCTTGAAACTCCTCCGAAGAAAATGCAGTCCCGTTGTCGGACACCAGTGCACCGATGGAACCGAATCTGCCGATGAATTCGGAGATCTTCTCCACTGTTTCCTTCGAAGTCAACGTGCGTACTGGTAACACCTCGATCCACTTGCTGTGGCTATCCACCATCACCAGGAACTCAGCACCACGAAACGAAAAATGATCAACGTGGACTCGATCACAGGGGGCGCTGGTTAAACGCCACGGGGAAATTGGATCGCTTCGCTCTGGTCGCTGCTGCATGCACATCTCGCACTTCTTACCCATGTCCTCGATTTCTTTGTCCAGGGATGGCCACCAAAAATATGACCTGGCCAAACTCTTCATCTTTACGATCCCCAGGTGAACTGAATGGAGCTCGTCTAGCAAAAACTTCCTCAGCTTTGTTGGAACTACAATCCGGTAGCCCCAAAGTAGAACTCCTTCTTCAACGCTCAGTTCATCTCGCTTCCGGTGGAAAACCTTCAGGTCCTCTTCTTGGATCATTTGCGGCCAACCAGATTTAATGTATTCAGCTACACGGCTCAACAACTTGTCACGGCGGCTTTCGACGATGATCTGTTTGCGCTCCACCAATGAACGGGTCTCAGCTTCCACAAAATTCAGGAAACTTACCGCTTCGTCCTCGTCTTCTTCGCTTCCGTCGTTACCAATGGGGTGCCTTGACAAAAAATCCGCTGGAACGTTTCGAACTCCTTTCACATTTTGAATCTCGTAGTCACAGTTCGACAGGAAAACTGCCCATCGCTGCAAACGTCCAGCTGCTGTCTCCGGAACACCCTTAGGACTGAAGAGACTTGTCAAAGGCTTGTGATCCGTCATGAGCTTAAAATGTCGTCCTTACAGGTAAGTGTTGAACTTGTTGATTCCGTAATAGATGGCCAGTGCTTCTTTGTCGATCACGGAATATCCTGCTTCATGCTTCTTGAACACCCTCGATGCAAATGATATTGGTCGTTCACTCTTGTCCGGAAACCCATGAACGATAACAGCTCCAATTCCTTCGTTCGAAGCGTCGCAGTATAGCTTGATTGGCATGTCCGAGTTGTAATGCACCAGTACCGTGTCCTCCGAGAGCAGCTTCTTGGTGGCTGCAAACGCTCTCTGCCGATTCTCCGTCCAGGAAAACTTCACGTCGTCCCTCAGCAGCTCGTACAACGGTTTCATACACTGGGCCAAACTTGGGCAAAACTTTGCATAATAGTTCGCTAGGCCCACGAATGCTCGAACTTCCTTTACATCCTTCGGCGGTTTGACATCCATGATTGCTTGAACTTTTTCAGGGTCCTTGTGCAGGCCATCCTGGTCGATGACATGACCAAGATAACCGACTTCTTGTTTGAAAAATTCACACTTCTGCATGTTCAGTACGAATCCCGCTTCCTTGAGTCGCGTTAGCACCGCATTCAGGTTTTCCAGGTGTTCTTCCACGGTTCTACCTGACACCATAACGTCGTCCAGATAACTGACTGTGCCACGACAGCCTTGCAGAACTTTCTCCAACGTCGCTTGAAAAATGGCACAAGCTGTCTTGGTTCCGAATGGCAGCCGGTTCATCAGGTACACACCTCTGTGCGTGCTCCAAACCAGCAGATGTCTTGTGTCTGCGTCCACCTCTAGCTGATAATAGGCGTTCTTCAGGTCGAGCTTTGAAAAATATTTACCTCCTTGCAGCGCCGCAAAAATCTCGTCTATCACCGGGAAAGGGTGACGGTTGTCCACCAAAAACGGGTTGACCGTGATCCGATAAACTGCACACAGCCTAATTGACGAATCCTTCTTGAGAACGGGAACTAGCGGTGTACCCCATTCAGCTTCTGATGATGGCGCTTTCGAAATAATGCCGGACTCTTCCAGTCGATCCAGCTCCGCTTCCACCTTTTCCTTGAACGCGAACGGAACCTTTCTTGGCTTGCAGAACTTAGGAACTGCTTCCTCCTTCAGCGACAAATGCACCTTGCCATGCTTGAAACAGCCCAACTCACCTCTGAATAATTCAGCATCCTTCAGCAGCAATGGCTTCAACTGCTCCTTGCAGTCAACCTTCTTCTCCGACACACGGCAAAAATCGATCTTCAAATTCCAACGGCACATTGTTTGCCGTCCGAGCAGTGGCTGCCTCGTTCCCTCGAAAACGTAGAGCTCTTCTTTGGACACGTGCTCTTTGTACCGCAGCTCCGCCTTGAATGAGCCAACCGCACGGTAACCAGACCCGTTGTAAAAAACGAATTC contains:
- the LOC134290542 gene encoding uncharacterized protein K02A2.6-like, with protein sequence MTDHKPLTSLFSPKGVPETAAGRLQRWAVFLSNCDYEIQNVKGVRNVPADFLSRHPIGNDGSEEDEDEAVSFLNFVEAETRSLVERKQIIVESRRDKLLSRVAEYIKSGWPQMIQEEDLKVFHRKRDELSVEEGVLLWGYRIVVPTKLRKFLLDELHSVHLGIVKMKSLARSYFWWPSLDKEIEDMGKKCEMCMQQRPERSDPISPWRLTSAPCDRVHVDHFSFRGAEFLVMVDSHSKWIEVLPVRTLTSKETVEKISEFIGRFGSIGALVSDNGTAFSSEEFQDFCSSRGIKHLRTAPYSPCSNGAAENAVKTAKNALKKLSSDPAFQRKSVSLQLSAYLEMYRATKHATTDESPFKLMFGREMRIRFDKLKVNHEKRQREKIEEHHLKQKRTVFKIGETVYARDYRNPKKPLWVRAKIVMKIRAVLYKCISDDLGIIKRRSHQLLKYPFDDYDDEARQPTGAESEYGSLGESDTEERARQQPPPAGSYVTRYNRVVLPPRHLGEE